From the genome of Bordetella sp. H567, one region includes:
- a CDS encoding DHCW motif cupin fold protein — protein sequence MKLSDIPFGTTDWSAIEATEHAGTTGKALWRTRQFGDIRVRMVEYTPGYLADHWCSKGHILLCLSGSLDTELEDGRRFTLRPGMSYQVADGAEAHRSSTAAGAVLFIVD from the coding sequence ATGAAACTCTCCGACATTCCATTTGGCACGACCGACTGGTCGGCCATCGAGGCTACCGAACATGCCGGCACGACAGGCAAGGCGCTTTGGCGTACCCGCCAGTTCGGGGACATACGCGTGCGCATGGTCGAATACACCCCAGGGTATCTGGCGGACCATTGGTGCAGCAAGGGGCATATCCTGCTGTGCCTGTCGGGGTCGTTGGATACCGAACTGGAGGATGGGCGGCGGTTTACCCTGCGTCCGGGGATGAGCTATCAAGTCGCCGATGGGGCTGAGGCGCATCGGTCATCCACCGCCGCGGGGGCGGTGTTGTTCATCGTCGACTGA
- a CDS encoding DHA2 family efflux MFS transporter permease subunit: MSTGEKIFAFSTMCAGMFIALLDIQIVSASLKDIGGGLSAGVDETVWVQTAYLIAEIIVIPLSGWLARVMSTRWLFAASAAGFTAASLLCGWAWNIESMIAFRALQGFLGGSMIPLVFTTAFAFFAGPQRVLAAATVGGLASLAPTLGPTVGGWITDHYSWHWLFFVNLVPGLFVTIMVPLFVRVDRPDPSLLRGADYPGIALLAIFLGCLEYTLEEGPRWDWLNDPTILATAWISGLAGVGFVWRTLTFAHPIVDLRALKDRNFALGCLFSFVSGVGIFATIYLTPLFLGHVRGYSALQIGTAIFSTGAFQILSIPLYTMLANRVDLRWLLMAGLACFAFSMWSFVPITHDWGAGELLLPQALRGMAQQFAVAPTVTLTLGSLSPARLKLASGLFNLMRNLGGAIGIAVCATLLNDRTNLHFQRMAERLNTRNEAMNDALARMTAQATDWSSDPVTAGLTRLWSLAYREAQTLAYSDAFLAVMACFVAATMLVPLMRKVRPPKAPSADAH; encoded by the coding sequence ATGTCGACCGGCGAAAAGATCTTCGCCTTCTCGACGATGTGCGCGGGCATGTTCATCGCGCTGCTGGACATCCAGATCGTCTCGGCCTCGCTGAAGGATATCGGCGGCGGCCTGTCCGCCGGCGTGGATGAAACTGTCTGGGTCCAGACCGCCTACCTGATCGCCGAGATCATCGTGATCCCGCTGTCCGGATGGCTGGCGCGCGTCATGTCCACGCGCTGGCTGTTCGCCGCGTCGGCGGCCGGGTTCACGGCGGCCAGCCTGCTGTGCGGCTGGGCCTGGAACATCGAGAGCATGATCGCCTTCCGCGCGCTGCAAGGCTTCCTCGGTGGATCGATGATCCCGCTGGTCTTCACCACCGCCTTCGCCTTCTTCGCCGGGCCGCAGCGCGTACTGGCCGCCGCCACCGTCGGCGGGCTGGCGTCGCTCGCCCCCACCTTGGGCCCCACGGTGGGCGGCTGGATCACCGATCACTATTCCTGGCACTGGCTGTTCTTCGTCAACCTGGTGCCCGGGCTGTTCGTGACCATCATGGTGCCGCTGTTCGTGCGCGTCGACCGGCCCGATCCGTCGCTGCTGCGCGGCGCGGATTACCCGGGCATCGCCCTGCTCGCGATCTTCCTGGGCTGCCTGGAATACACGCTGGAGGAAGGGCCGCGCTGGGATTGGCTGAACGATCCCACCATCCTGGCCACGGCCTGGATATCGGGCCTGGCCGGCGTGGGCTTCGTCTGGCGCACCCTCACCTTCGCCCATCCCATCGTCGACCTGCGCGCGCTGAAGGACCGCAATTTCGCGCTGGGCTGCCTGTTCTCCTTCGTCAGCGGCGTGGGCATCTTCGCCACGATCTACCTGACCCCGCTGTTCCTCGGGCACGTGCGCGGCTACAGCGCCCTGCAGATCGGCACCGCCATCTTCTCCACCGGCGCCTTCCAGATCCTGTCCATCCCCCTGTACACGATGCTGGCCAATCGCGTCGACCTGCGCTGGCTGCTGATGGCCGGGCTGGCCTGCTTCGCCTTTTCCATGTGGAGTTTCGTGCCCATCACGCACGACTGGGGGGCGGGGGAATTGCTGCTGCCGCAGGCCTTGCGCGGCATGGCGCAGCAGTTCGCCGTCGCGCCCACCGTCACGCTGACGCTGGGCAGCCTGTCCCCCGCCCGGCTGAAGCTGGCCTCCGGCCTGTTCAACCTGATGCGCAACCTGGGCGGCGCCATCGGCATCGCGGTGTGCGCCACGCTGCTGAACGACCGCACCAACCTGCATTTCCAGCGGATGGCCGAACGCCTGAACACGCGTAACGAGGCGATGAACGATGCGCTGGCGCGCATGACGGCGCAGGCGACCGATTGGTCCAGCGATCCCGTCACGGCGGGGCTCACGCGATTATGGTCGCTGGCCTATCGCGAAGCGCAGACGCTGGCCTATTCGGATGCCTTTCTGGCGGTCATGGCCTGCTTCGTCGCCGCGACCATGCTGGTGCCGCTGATGCGCAAGGTGCGTCCGCCCAAGGCCCCCTCGGCGGACGCGCACTGA
- a CDS encoding HlyD family secretion protein — protein sequence MSSPTAGAAAPTLVPGSATAPAVRPNRRRLAYLAAAVLALAGAAGYGYHWWREGRFIEDTDDAYVGGDITVLGTKVPGYIAQVAAGDNQAVHAGDLLVRLDDRDYRAALEKADGTVAAQRALLANLDANRRLQEAMILQARAGVAAAEAETVRTRQDQARYKSLSANAAVSVQSWQKADSDYKQAAANQQKAEAALVAAQRELDVIDTRKGQASAALAQATADREQARLNLSYTEVRAPMDGTVGNRRARQGAYVPAGTQMLSLVPAKGLWVDANFKESQLARMAPGQRAVIVADVMPDRVFHGRVASLAPATGAQFSVLPPENATGNFTKIVQRVPVRIVLDDEDALRLLRPGLSVRAEVDARTHP from the coding sequence ATGTCTTCCCCCACCGCCGGCGCGGCCGCGCCCACGCTAGTCCCGGGCTCCGCCACCGCCCCCGCTGTCCGCCCGAATCGCCGCCGGCTTGCCTACCTGGCCGCCGCGGTGCTCGCGCTCGCGGGCGCCGCCGGGTACGGCTATCACTGGTGGCGCGAAGGACGCTTCATCGAGGATACGGATGATGCCTACGTCGGCGGCGACATCACCGTGCTGGGCACCAAGGTGCCCGGCTATATCGCGCAAGTCGCGGCGGGCGACAACCAGGCCGTGCACGCCGGCGACCTGCTGGTCAGGCTGGACGACCGCGACTATCGCGCCGCGCTGGAAAAAGCCGACGGCACCGTCGCCGCGCAGCGGGCGCTGCTGGCCAACCTGGACGCCAACCGGCGCCTGCAGGAAGCGATGATCCTGCAGGCGCGCGCCGGCGTGGCGGCGGCCGAAGCCGAAACGGTGCGCACCCGGCAGGACCAGGCCCGCTACAAATCGCTGTCGGCCAACGCGGCGGTGTCGGTGCAGAGCTGGCAAAAGGCCGATTCCGATTACAAGCAGGCGGCGGCCAACCAGCAGAAGGCCGAGGCGGCCCTGGTGGCGGCGCAGCGCGAGCTGGACGTCATTGATACGCGGAAAGGCCAGGCGAGCGCCGCGCTGGCGCAGGCCACGGCCGACCGCGAACAGGCCCGCCTGAACCTTTCCTATACCGAAGTGCGTGCCCCCATGGATGGCACGGTGGGCAATCGCCGCGCGCGCCAGGGCGCCTATGTGCCGGCCGGCACGCAGATGTTGTCCCTGGTGCCCGCCAAGGGACTGTGGGTCGATGCCAATTTCAAGGAAAGCCAGCTGGCGCGCATGGCCCCCGGGCAGCGCGCCGTCATCGTCGCCGATGTGATGCCGGATCGCGTCTTCCACGGCCGGGTCGCCAGCCTGGCGCCCGCCACGGGCGCGCAGTTCAGCGTGCTGCCGCCGGAAAACGCCACCGGCAATTTCACCAAGATCGTGCAGCGCGTACCGGTGCGCATCGTGCTGGACGACGAGGATGCGTTGCGGCTGCTGCGCCCGGGCTTGTCGGTGCGGGCGGAAGTCGACGCGCGGACGCATCCATGA
- a CDS encoding winged helix-turn-helix transcriptional regulator, whose protein sequence is MQPTDFAHMPCPIARSLARVGERWTMLILRDAFQGMTRFDEFRKSLDIAPNILTRRLAELVRLGLLEKRVYTRRPTRHEYIPTQMAHDFRPVMLAMMAWGNRYFSPEGPAMMLVARDTGAPVEQRWVDTSTGRILDSGEYAVVAGPAATPRARYRMEFAARKRQGLGADERFDPDGYDDDSASPASTGG, encoded by the coding sequence ATGCAGCCGACCGATTTCGCCCACATGCCTTGCCCCATCGCGCGCAGCCTCGCCCGCGTGGGCGAACGCTGGACCATGCTCATCCTGCGCGATGCATTCCAGGGCATGACCCGCTTCGATGAATTCCGCAAAAGCCTGGATATCGCCCCCAATATCCTGACGCGCCGGCTGGCCGAACTCGTGCGGCTGGGGCTGCTGGAAAAGCGCGTCTACACGCGCCGACCCACGCGCCACGAATACATCCCCACCCAGATGGCGCACGATTTCCGTCCCGTGATGCTGGCCATGATGGCTTGGGGCAACCGCTACTTCTCTCCGGAAGGCCCGGCCATGATGCTGGTGGCGCGCGACACCGGCGCGCCGGTCGAACAGCGCTGGGTGGATACCTCGACGGGCCGCATCCTGGATTCCGGCGAATACGCCGTGGTTGCGGGCCCGGCCGCCACCCCGCGCGCCCGCTATCGCATGGAGTTCGCCGCACGCAAGCGGCAGGGCCTGGGCGCGGATGAGCGCTTCGATCCGGACGGGTACGACGACGACTCGGCGTCCCCCGCCTCTACCGGCGGCTGA
- a CDS encoding YajQ family cyclic di-GMP-binding protein has product MPSFDVVSEVDKHELSNAVDQANRELATRFDFKGTDAKFELEEYVVTQVAPSAFQLKQMLDILRGRLTARGIDPRSMDPADPVVNLGGARQKVTIKQGIEQPVAKKLVAAIKDAKLKVETQINGDKLRVTGKKRDDLQTVIALLRKTDVDLPLQFQNFRD; this is encoded by the coding sequence ATGCCTTCTTTCGACGTGGTTTCCGAAGTGGACAAGCATGAGTTGAGCAACGCCGTCGATCAGGCCAACCGGGAACTGGCGACGCGTTTCGACTTCAAGGGCACCGATGCCAAATTCGAGCTGGAAGAGTACGTCGTGACGCAGGTCGCGCCGTCGGCCTTCCAGCTCAAGCAGATGCTGGATATCCTGCGCGGGCGCCTGACCGCCCGGGGCATCGATCCGCGCAGCATGGATCCGGCGGACCCGGTGGTGAACCTGGGGGGCGCCCGCCAGAAGGTAACGATCAAGCAGGGCATCGAACAACCCGTCGCCAAGAAGCTGGTGGCCGCCATCAAGGACGCCAAGCTCAAGGTGGAAACGCAGATCAACGGCGACAAGCTGCGCGTCACGGGCAAGAAGCGCGACGATTTGCAGACGGTCATCGCCCTGCTGCGCAAGACCGACGTGGACCTGCCCTTGCAGTTCCAGAATTTCCGCGATTAG
- a CDS encoding DUF2127 domain-containing protein, whose amino-acid sequence MLPDGPPSGIAARRLILNIAMKNRDPAIPDPVLPGAPADHLSARQRAQRFIALVEAAKGVGALAASIGLLGLLHRDLSHIVSVLIGHFGLDPGGHYPEVLLQYATMLQDTSLRTLVALAGGYVIVRLAEAYGLWRDRAWGEWLGALSGGIYVPFELRHLVHRPSVLAVAVVLFNVGIVAFLVWQLWRRGKLVPHMRR is encoded by the coding sequence ATGCTACCGGACGGCCCGCCTTCGGGCATCGCCGCCAGACGGCTGATACTGAACATCGCCATGAAGAACCGCGATCCCGCAATCCCCGATCCCGTCCTGCCTGGCGCGCCGGCCGATCACCTGTCCGCACGCCAGCGCGCGCAGCGCTTCATCGCCCTGGTCGAGGCCGCCAAGGGCGTGGGTGCGCTGGCCGCCAGCATCGGGCTGCTGGGCCTGCTCCACCGCGATCTGAGCCATATCGTGTCGGTGCTGATCGGCCATTTCGGCCTGGATCCCGGCGGGCATTATCCGGAGGTGCTGCTCCAGTACGCCACGATGCTGCAGGACACCAGCCTGCGCACGCTGGTCGCATTGGCCGGCGGGTACGTCATCGTGCGGCTGGCCGAAGCCTATGGCTTGTGGCGCGATCGCGCCTGGGGAGAATGGCTGGGCGCGCTGTCCGGCGGCATCTACGTACCCTTCGAGCTGCGTCACCTGGTGCATCGGCCCAGCGTCCTGGCCGTGGCGGTGGTGCTGTTCAACGTGGGCATCGTGGCTTTCCTGGTCTGGCAGCTGTGGCGCCGCGGCAAGCTCGTCCCGCATATGAGGCGCTGA
- the cysW gene encoding sulfate ABC transporter permease subunit CysW — protein sequence MRKRPKNWRQWALIAIGIIGAFLLLVLPLALIFQQALSAGWHALVDNLQDEEMRHAISLTLLAAVLTVPINVVFGILLAWCVTRYDFHGKQILTTLVDIPYATSPVVAGLCYLVVYGMESVVGGWLGQHDIQLMFAWPGIVMVTVFVTSPFVARILIPLMQAQGSDEEYAALTLGASGWQIFRRITLPNIKWALLYGTIITNARAVGEFGAVSVVSGAIRGKTVTLPLLIEQLNDDYKTVAAFTAAALLACLALLTMVVKTAMEWGQRVTVRGPAH from the coding sequence ATGCGCAAACGACCCAAGAACTGGCGCCAGTGGGCGCTGATCGCCATCGGCATCATCGGGGCCTTCCTGCTGCTGGTGCTGCCGCTGGCGCTGATCTTCCAGCAGGCGCTATCCGCCGGCTGGCATGCGCTGGTGGACAATCTGCAAGACGAAGAGATGCGGCACGCGATCTCGCTGACGCTGCTGGCCGCGGTGCTGACCGTGCCGATCAATGTCGTCTTCGGCATCCTGCTGGCGTGGTGCGTCACCCGCTACGATTTCCATGGCAAGCAGATCCTGACCACGCTGGTCGATATCCCGTATGCCACATCACCGGTGGTGGCGGGGCTGTGCTACCTGGTGGTGTACGGCATGGAAAGCGTGGTGGGCGGCTGGCTGGGGCAGCACGACATCCAGTTGATGTTCGCCTGGCCGGGCATCGTGATGGTGACGGTGTTCGTGACTTCGCCCTTCGTCGCCCGCATCCTGATCCCGCTGATGCAGGCCCAGGGATCGGACGAAGAATACGCGGCGCTGACGCTGGGCGCCAGCGGCTGGCAGATCTTTCGCCGCATCACGCTGCCGAACATCAAATGGGCCCTGCTGTACGGGACCATCATCACCAATGCCCGCGCGGTCGGTGAATTCGGCGCGGTGTCGGTGGTGTCCGGCGCGATCCGGGGCAAGACCGTCACCCTGCCCTTGCTGATCGAGCAGCTGAACGACGACTACAAGACGGTGGCGGCCTTCACGGCTGCGGCGCTGCTGGCCTGCCTGGCGCTGCTGACGATGGTGGTGAAGACGGCCATGGAGTGGGGCCAGCGCGTGACCGTGCGCGGGCCGGCGCATTGA
- the cysT gene encoding sulfate ABC transporter permease subunit CysT, whose protein sequence is MARFFKQHPTLPGFGLSFGVSSLFISLVILFPIAALLAYTSEMSASQYWQAITDPRVLASYRVTLLGALLSTIVVVLFGLLLAWILVRYRFPGRLFLDSLVDLPFALPTAVAGLTLSVLLGPNGWVGQWFDLAGIKISYAFPGLVSAMIFTSLPFVVRSVQPVLEEIGPEYEEAAHTLGANDRQTLWRVLLPALTPALFTGGSQAFIRSLGEFGAVVMIAGNIPFKTEITSLMIFVRVSEFDYPAASAIATVVLAASLLLLFGLHVLQGRLLPWQRPGR, encoded by the coding sequence ATGGCGAGATTCTTCAAACAACACCCGACCCTGCCTGGGTTCGGATTGAGTTTTGGCGTCAGCAGCTTATTCATCTCGCTGGTGATCCTGTTCCCGATCGCGGCGCTGCTGGCCTACACCAGCGAGATGAGCGCCTCGCAATACTGGCAGGCCATTACGGACCCGCGCGTGCTGGCGAGCTATCGCGTCACGCTGCTGGGCGCCCTGCTATCGACCATCGTGGTGGTCCTGTTCGGATTGTTGCTGGCCTGGATCCTGGTGCGCTATCGCTTTCCGGGCCGCCTGTTCCTGGATTCCCTCGTCGATCTGCCGTTCGCCCTGCCCACGGCGGTGGCCGGGCTGACGCTGTCGGTACTGCTGGGGCCCAACGGCTGGGTCGGCCAGTGGTTCGACCTGGCCGGAATCAAGATCTCGTACGCCTTTCCGGGCCTGGTGTCGGCCATGATATTCACCAGCCTGCCCTTCGTGGTGCGTTCCGTGCAGCCGGTGCTGGAGGAGATCGGACCGGAATACGAAGAGGCCGCGCACACGCTGGGCGCCAACGACAGGCAGACCCTGTGGCGCGTGCTGCTGCCCGCCTTGACCCCGGCGCTGTTCACCGGCGGGTCGCAGGCCTTCATCCGCAGCCTGGGCGAATTCGGGGCGGTGGTGATGATCGCCGGCAACATTCCGTTCAAGACCGAGATCACCTCGCTGATGATCTTCGTGCGCGTATCCGAATTCGACTATCCGGCGGCTTCCGCCATCGCCACCGTGGTGCTGGCCGCTTCGCTGCTGCTGTTGTTCGGCCTGCACGTGCTCCAGGGCCGCCTGCTGCCGTGGCAGCGGCCGGGGCGCTAA
- the cysP gene encoding thiosulfate ABC transporter substrate-binding protein CysP, with product MIKRLLATSIAATLLLGSGAASAQQTLLNSSYDVARELFTAINPKFVAYWKEKTGETVTVEQSFGGTSRQAQAILQGLKADTVTFNQVPDVDILAKRGLLAKDWQKKFPGNSSPYYSTIAFLVRKGNPKHIQTWDDLVRDDVKVVFPNPKTSGNARYTYLAAWLYAQQKFNGDEAKTRAFVGKLLHNVESFPTGGRGATVAFAQNNQGDAVLTFESEVRNIAASDEFKPLGLEVVVPPVSVLAEFPVAVVDKVVDAKGTRKLAEAYLQYQYSPEIQTLLASFNYRVRDPDVVKANASRFPKVELLDPQKLGTWDQIQDTHFKSGGILDQLLAGKS from the coding sequence TTGATCAAGCGCCTGCTCGCCACCTCGATCGCCGCCACCCTGCTGTTGGGTTCGGGCGCCGCATCGGCCCAGCAAACCCTGCTGAATTCCTCGTATGACGTCGCGCGTGAGCTCTTCACGGCCATCAATCCCAAGTTCGTCGCATACTGGAAGGAAAAGACCGGCGAAACCGTCACGGTGGAACAGTCCTTCGGCGGTACCTCGCGCCAGGCCCAGGCCATCCTGCAGGGCCTGAAGGCGGACACGGTGACGTTCAACCAGGTGCCCGACGTCGACATCCTGGCCAAGCGCGGCCTGCTCGCCAAGGACTGGCAGAAGAAATTCCCAGGCAACAGTTCGCCCTACTACAGCACCATCGCCTTCCTGGTCCGCAAGGGCAATCCCAAGCACATCCAGACCTGGGACGACCTGGTGCGCGACGACGTCAAGGTGGTCTTTCCCAACCCCAAGACGTCCGGCAACGCGCGCTATACCTATCTGGCCGCCTGGCTGTACGCGCAGCAGAAGTTCAACGGCGACGAGGCCAAGACGCGCGCCTTCGTGGGCAAGCTGCTGCATAACGTGGAGAGCTTCCCCACCGGCGGCCGCGGCGCCACCGTGGCCTTCGCGCAGAACAACCAGGGCGATGCCGTGCTGACCTTCGAATCCGAAGTGCGCAATATCGCCGCCAGCGATGAATTCAAGCCGCTGGGCCTGGAAGTGGTCGTGCCCCCCGTCAGCGTGCTGGCCGAATTCCCGGTGGCCGTGGTGGACAAGGTGGTGGATGCCAAGGGGACGCGCAAGCTGGCCGAGGCCTATCTGCAATACCAGTATTCGCCAGAGATCCAGACGCTGCTGGCCAGCTTCAACTACCGCGTGCGCGATCCGGACGTGGTCAAGGCCAATGCCAGCCGCTTTCCCAAGGTGGAATTGCTGGATCCGCAAAAGCTGGGCACCTGGGACCAGATCCAGGACACGCATTTCAAGAGCGGCGGCATCCTGGACCAGCTGCTCGCCGGCAAATCCTGA
- the nudC gene encoding NAD(+) diphosphatase has translation MAHPTASSFPNAEAGVTPSGRIFIFRGSELLVRTEDLGLPGEDVRGHEWAIDIEWQAVGHHLGQPCISAALARDAAPPAGYTFKRLREMFPRLGEEASAVAGRAFQIAEWARTHRYCGHCGTPTVRVSHEFCMKCPNCGLSAYPRISPAMMVLIRKGDSILLARNANFVAGRYSALAGFVEAGESLEATVHREVEEEVGLRVRELKYFKSQSWPFPHSLMLAFTAEYDGGDIRVDGQEIVDAQWYGPGDQLPDIPPTDSIAGSLIRAHLPPGAIPYKR, from the coding sequence ATGGCACATCCCACCGCATCCTCCTTCCCCAACGCCGAGGCCGGCGTCACGCCGTCCGGGCGGATTTTCATTTTCCGCGGCAGCGAACTGCTGGTGCGCACCGAAGACCTTGGACTGCCGGGCGAGGACGTGCGCGGCCATGAATGGGCCATCGACATCGAATGGCAGGCCGTGGGCCACCATCTGGGGCAACCCTGTATCAGCGCCGCGCTGGCGCGCGACGCGGCGCCGCCGGCCGGCTACACCTTCAAGCGCCTGCGCGAGATGTTTCCCCGGCTGGGCGAGGAAGCCTCCGCGGTGGCCGGCCGAGCCTTCCAGATCGCCGAATGGGCGCGCACGCATCGCTATTGCGGCCACTGCGGCACCCCCACCGTCCGGGTGTCCCACGAGTTCTGCATGAAATGCCCGAACTGCGGCCTGTCGGCGTATCCACGCATCTCTCCCGCCATGATGGTGCTGATCCGCAAGGGCGACAGCATCCTGCTGGCGCGCAACGCCAATTTCGTCGCCGGCCGATACAGCGCCCTGGCGGGCTTCGTGGAAGCCGGCGAATCCCTGGAAGCCACGGTACACCGCGAGGTCGAGGAAGAAGTCGGCCTGCGCGTGCGCGAGCTGAAGTACTTCAAGAGCCAGTCCTGGCCCTTCCCGCATTCCCTGATGCTGGCCTTCACCGCGGAGTACGACGGCGGCGACATCCGGGTGGACGGCCAGGAAATCGTCGACGCGCAGTGGTACGGCCCCGGCGACCAGCTCCCCGACATCCCGCCCACGGATTCCATCGCGGGCTCGCTGATCCGCGCCCATCTGCCGCCAGGCGCGATTCCATATAAGCGCTAG
- a CDS encoding peroxiredoxin family protein, producing the protein MKKLVVAVMVAVVAGIAGWFVWRPVQAAPDVTFASIDGRKISLQDLRGKVVLVKFWATDCVTCIKQMPETIADYNRYAPQGFQTVAVAMQYDPPNYVLNFTQSRKLPFTVALDTQGKAAQAFGDVRLTPTAFLIDKQGRIIKRYLGEYDPKEFHAQVEKALAAG; encoded by the coding sequence ATGAAGAAGCTCGTTGTCGCGGTCATGGTGGCGGTCGTCGCCGGGATCGCCGGGTGGTTCGTCTGGCGTCCGGTGCAGGCCGCACCGGACGTCACCTTCGCCTCCATCGACGGCAGGAAGATCTCGCTGCAGGACCTGCGCGGCAAGGTGGTGCTGGTCAAATTCTGGGCAACCGACTGCGTGACCTGTATCAAGCAGATGCCGGAGACCATTGCCGACTACAACCGCTACGCCCCCCAGGGCTTCCAGACGGTGGCGGTGGCCATGCAGTACGACCCGCCCAACTACGTGCTGAATTTCACCCAGAGCCGCAAGCTGCCGTTCACGGTGGCGCTGGACACGCAGGGCAAGGCCGCCCAGGCCTTCGGCGACGTGCGGCTGACGCCCACCGCCTTCCTCATCGATAAGCAGGGCAGGATCATCAAGCGCTACCTGGGCGAGTACGACCCCAAGGAATTCCACGCCCAGGTCGAAAAAGCCCTGGCCGCCGGGTAA
- a CDS encoding BON domain-containing protein, with translation MTLKTRFHAIPLAAALTASVLMLSACAPVVVGGAAAGAAVVATDRRSSGTQLDDQNISFKVEHVISQKLGDAAHVSANTYEGMVLLTGEVPNDAAKAQAGSLAQGVEKVRKVANQLTIGPASSFNVRSNDTWLSSKVRSELLNTKFVPSGSISVTTDKSVVYLQGKVTQAEGEYAANATAGITGVAKVVKLFDIISREEAVRLSGSTPGTNAAPATTGSQHAPIETGGGAAETAAPAGGGGGAQAMPIK, from the coding sequence ATGACACTGAAGACCCGATTTCACGCCATCCCCCTGGCCGCTGCGCTGACCGCGTCCGTCCTGATGCTGTCGGCCTGCGCCCCGGTGGTGGTCGGCGGCGCCGCCGCCGGCGCGGCAGTGGTGGCGACGGACCGCCGCAGCTCGGGTACCCAGCTGGACGACCAGAACATCAGCTTCAAGGTCGAACACGTGATTTCGCAGAAGCTGGGCGATGCCGCCCACGTCAGCGCCAATACCTATGAAGGCATGGTGCTGCTGACCGGCGAAGTGCCCAACGATGCCGCCAAGGCGCAGGCCGGCTCCCTGGCGCAGGGGGTGGAAAAGGTCAGGAAAGTGGCCAACCAGCTGACCATCGGGCCGGCATCCAGCTTCAACGTGCGGTCCAACGACACCTGGCTGAGCTCCAAGGTCCGTAGCGAACTGCTGAATACCAAGTTCGTGCCATCCGGCTCCATTTCCGTCACCACGGACAAGAGCGTGGTCTACCTTCAGGGGAAAGTAACCCAGGCCGAAGGAGAATATGCGGCGAACGCCACGGCCGGCATCACCGGCGTGGCCAAGGTGGTTAAACTGTTCGACATCATCAGCCGCGAGGAAGCGGTCCGGTTGTCGGGCAGCACCCCGGGCACGAATGCCGCGCCGGCGACTACGGGCTCGCAGCACGCGCCCATCGAGACGGGCGGCGGCGCGGCGGAAACCGCGGCCCCGGCCGGCGGCGGCGGTGGCGCCCAGGCGATGCCCATCAAGTAG
- a CDS encoding phosphoheptose isomerase, producing the protein MDMTTRMVSHFNNAIATLQASRDVLADTLSVAVDVLFGALANNAKILACGNGGSAADAQHFVAELVGRFERERLPLAALTLNTDTSILTAVGNDYGFDEVFERQVNALGQPGDVLLAISTSGNSPNVVRAVQAAQQREMHVIALTGKGGGVIGELMTAHDVHLCVPNDRTMRIQEAHIVLLHALCDGIDALLLGDTE; encoded by the coding sequence ATTGATATGACGACTCGCATGGTGTCGCACTTCAATAATGCGATCGCCACCCTCCAGGCCAGCCGAGACGTGCTGGCCGATACGCTTAGCGTGGCCGTGGACGTGCTTTTTGGCGCGCTGGCCAACAACGCCAAGATCCTGGCCTGCGGCAATGGCGGCTCGGCCGCGGACGCCCAGCACTTCGTCGCCGAACTGGTCGGCCGCTTCGAGCGCGAACGGCTGCCGCTGGCGGCGCTTACCTTGAACACCGATACCTCCATCCTGACGGCGGTGGGCAACGATTACGGCTTCGACGAAGTCTTCGAACGCCAGGTCAATGCCCTGGGCCAGCCCGGCGACGTGCTGTTGGCGATTTCGACCAGCGGCAATTCGCCCAACGTGGTCCGCGCCGTGCAGGCCGCGCAGCAACGCGAAATGCACGTCATCGCGCTGACCGGCAAGGGCGGCGGCGTAATAGGGGAACTCATGACCGCGCACGACGTCCATCTGTGCGTGCCGAACGACCGCACCATGCGTATCCAGGAAGCGCACATCGTGCTGCTGCATGCCTTGTGCGATGGTATCGATGCCTTACTGCTGGGAGACACCGAATGA